The uncultured Desulfobulbus sp. genome window below encodes:
- a CDS encoding cytochrome-c peroxidase: MKRTYLAATLALCLAAPLTAYANQGNDPLLQDAQAEFQPIPDQAPAIEGNTATPDKIELGKMLYFDPRLSRSGLISCNTCHNVGMGGDDFQETSTGHGWKKGPRNAPTVLNSVFNLAQFWDGRAKDLAEQAKGPIQAGVEMNNTPENVVTTLKSMPEYVTLFTKSFPGEADPVTFDNMAKAIEVFEATLITPDSRFDLFLKGDAQALNTQEKEGLQLFLDHGCTACHAGVNMGGEGYFEFGVVAKPSDKIIAGDKGRYKVTQAEGDAFAFKSPSLRNIALTPPYFHSGVVWDLKEAVSIMNDSQLGADMQEADLEKIVVFLKSTTGKQPQVIYPILPPSTDTTLKPSLQ; encoded by the coding sequence ATGAAAAGGACCTACCTTGCTGCTACTCTAGCCCTCTGCCTCGCTGCCCCCCTGACTGCTTATGCAAACCAAGGCAACGATCCACTTCTTCAGGATGCCCAGGCCGAATTTCAGCCCATTCCCGATCAGGCTCCAGCCATTGAGGGCAATACGGCAACTCCAGATAAAATTGAACTGGGTAAAATGCTCTACTTTGACCCCCGTCTCTCCCGCAGTGGCCTGATCAGCTGCAACACCTGTCATAATGTGGGTATGGGCGGCGATGATTTTCAAGAGACATCCACTGGCCATGGCTGGAAAAAAGGCCCGCGCAATGCCCCCACTGTGTTGAACTCGGTTTTTAACCTGGCCCAATTCTGGGACGGACGTGCCAAAGACCTGGCAGAGCAGGCTAAAGGTCCGATTCAGGCTGGTGTCGAGATGAACAACACCCCGGAAAATGTGGTCACCACCCTGAAAAGCATGCCGGAATATGTGACCCTGTTTACAAAGTCATTCCCCGGCGAGGCCGATCCTGTTACCTTTGACAACATGGCTAAGGCCATTGAGGTTTTTGAGGCCACCTTAATTACACCTGACTCGCGCTTCGACCTTTTTCTCAAAGGTGATGCCCAGGCACTGAACACGCAGGAAAAAGAAGGGTTACAGCTCTTTCTGGACCATGGCTGCACCGCCTGTCACGCTGGAGTCAACATGGGGGGAGAGGGCTACTTTGAATTTGGCGTAGTCGCTAAACCTAGTGATAAAATAATCGCCGGAGACAAAGGTCGTTACAAAGTGACCCAGGCTGAAGGCGATGCCTTTGCATTCAAGTCCCCTTCGCTGAGAAACATTGCACTGACCCCGCCCTACTTTCACTCTGGAGTGGTTTGGGATCTGAAAGAAGCGGTGTCCATCATGAACGACTCCCAGTTGGGTGCTGACATGCAAGAGGCAGATCTCGAGAAAATCGTCGTTTTCCTCAAATCAACCACGGGAAAACAGCCGCAGGTCATCTATCCGATTCTTCCTCCGTCCACTGATACCACGTTAAAGCCATCACTCCAGTAA